GCAAGATGCCCGAGTCGTGCTACGAGCTCTCCTTGAAGGATCTCGTTGAGGTGAAAACagaggaagaggagaaagaTCCGAAaatgttcgatgaaatgcctcaGAGGAGAAAGATGCAGAGCAAAGTCGTGAGGAAGTCAAAGAGCGACAGATGGGTCGATCCGGTGAGAAACAGGGGAGTGAATAACAGTGGGTTTCTTCTGAATTTAGGGTTTCCTGTTAGCTTGGGCGCCAAGAAAAAGACCAAGAAGAAGGATGAAGATGATGGTTCTGTGACAAGCAGAGGCTCTCCCAGGCCTTCCATCTCAGAGGATAAAGATTGGTGGAAGTCAGAATCGAGTAGGAGTCAGAGAGAAGTCTCGAGGATCAACAGTGGGGGCTCAAAGAGCAGTGCTGGTAGTAGTAGCAGAAGCAATAGCTATCGAAGCAGAAGCAATAGGGATCGAAGCAGAAGCAGTCTAAGGTATATCCATAAACTCTGCGGGAAGTTAaaggttttatttttaatatatttttgatcatAGAAATGCTTTATTAGTTTTAGAGTTGAGAATTGATACAGAAAGAAAACTGAAATATGATTTGGGTCTTAATTCTTACTGATGCCGACGAACTGTTTTGTGATACTCTTGTCTCTTTGTCATGTGAATCTTGTAAGGATACTGTGGTATTGGTCGCTTGTTGTGGTGGGTTTGAAGTTAATGGTCCTAGAAAAGGGTCAATGTAGGTTTGTTAGTTGCACGAGATTTTTCTTTACAGCTTTGGACTTTGTTTGCTCAATGGTGATGACTGAAGATGCTAATCATGTGCTGTGTAGAGCAGTATACATTGATTACATGAGCAACTAAATTTATGcctaactctctctctctctctctctctgtttcctAATACAGGGATAAAAACAAAGGATGCTTATCTTTCCTCTGGAATGTAAATCTACGAGATTGAAACGAAATGTTCTTCTTGGTTTATACACTTCTTTGACCAAGAAGattactgattttttttaacctGAGCTGGATTTAGTGCGTTCTGTAAATCCATGGACGAAGGAATCCAGGAATGGTGAAGTTGGAAGCAGAGGACATGAACATCTTCTTCAATGTACAACCAAATATTCTATCCCTTTGTTCTTCTTATAGTTCTATATACACTGAATTTTCTTTATAAGCATATGTAATGCATGCATAGAGCATATGATGATGATCTTTATAATATGTAGATTGGTACTCTAGCTTTTGCTAACCGATAAAAGTGTACCAATGCTCATCTGTATATATCAAAACTTTACGGTTTTGCTTTGGTCTAAAACTAAATCAATGTCAATAATCTTTGCCTTCGCTTCAAGTTCAAGAAGAGTGAAGTCTTTTGTGTCTGTTTATGCTCTTGTTGGATGATGATAGAGTTTGGTGATCGGTGGGTCCTTCACTCCTTTGTGAGCTTGTGTGAGATCCGTTTAGGCCTAGGCAAAAAAAAACCAGAGATCCGAACCGAAAATCTTTTGTATCCGATACGAAttgtaaaaatatgtaaacgGATTGTATAGAGTTGTATACAATATATCTGAATCCGAACATGTTGCCCAAAAATACGAACATTGACAAATTATTGAGGGTATAAATCGGAAGAATTATATTGTTAAGACTCTCATAAGAAATAAGTTACAATATGTCTCATTTATATAGTAAATgatttaacataatattttaaataaatatggaataatatatatagataatctAATATATTGATGTATATCTTATTATTGACCATTGGGTTTAGGTCAATCTTTTAGATCTCCCAATAGTCTCTTTCAAGTTCATGCGTTAGACAATTTTTGAAATATAGTAGTAGAAGTAAATCAAGTAGGAGAATCAAATCCTGGGGATTTGTAACATCCAATTGTATGTTCTTATGCACATTGAATTGAGAGCTTATGCACTAATCGTGGACATCATAAAAGCTCTGAGTCGAAGTAGAATTTGCAACTTGACGAAGTTCCTTCTAGTTTATTTGTCGTTGTAAagtaaaaatttcattttaaaaataagtgttattttataattttaatgtaaaatttattgactttacattttaatatatttttttcattaactgAAATGTGGTTACATGTAttgataatgatatttttattttgaaaatatgcaaaattatatgttttcttaatctgtgtgtCCGATTCtaaaacgacaattaaaatgaaacggagggagtattaggTAGTGGTACGGCTTGATGAAGCGCAATAACTGAAGTAATAACTTGAAGAGAAAACACCATTGGTTTAAGAAACAACGACGGTTATTCATGTTGCGGAAGATTGAtgatttttggtttgattgtttgtttaattttatccATTCTATAATGAGATGATTGTTTGATGTCTAATCTTCATGGTAGGGTGAATTGGCTGCCGGTTTAGATAGGCTGCCGTCAAGAAATCTGAATTTCTTTCGTGAGCTAATAGCCATGCGAAAGTGGATGATGAATGAATGCTT
This Brassica napus cultivar Da-Ae chromosome C6, Da-Ae, whole genome shotgun sequence DNA region includes the following protein-coding sequences:
- the LOC106386117 gene encoding uncharacterized protein LOC106386117, translating into MFDPSSKSFNTHLIFPRAFDDHPDSGVCSPPLWRTSPPKSPQANHQNLSPVSKAQVIARGQRELMEMVSKMPESCYELSLKDLVEVKTEEEEKDPKMFDEMPQRRKMQSKVVRKSKSDRWVDPVRNRGVNNSGFLLNLGFPVSLGAKKKTKKKDEDDGSVTSRGSPRPSISEDKDWWKSESSRSQREVSRINSGGSKSSAGSSSRSNSYRSRSNRDRSRSSLRDKNKGCLSFLWNVNLRD